The Bos indicus x Bos taurus breed Angus x Brahman F1 hybrid chromosome 10, Bos_hybrid_MaternalHap_v2.0, whole genome shotgun sequence genome has a segment encoding these proteins:
- the TYRO3 gene encoding tyrosine-protein kinase receptor TYRO3 isoform X1, with the protein MALRRSMGRSGLPPLPRPPPPPLLLLAGLAVLLLPEPAAAGLKLMGAPVKLTVSQGQPVKLNCSVEGMEEPEIQWVKDGAVVHSMDQVYIPVSEQHWIGFLSLKSVERSDAGRYWCQVEDGDETETSQPVWLTVEGVPFFTVEPKDLAVPPNAPFQLFCEAVGPPEPVTIIWWRGGTQVGEPAPSPSVLNVTGVTQSTVFSCEAHNPKGLASSRTATVHLQALPAAPFNITVTKLSSSNVSVAWMPGADGRALIQSCTVQVTQAPGDWEVLAVMVPVPPFTCLLRDLTPATNYSLRVRCANALGPSPYADWVPFRTKGLAPASAPKNLHAIRTDSGLILEWEEVIPEGPSEGPLGPYKMSWAQDNGTQGELTVEGTRANLTGWDPQKDLTVRVCVANAVGCGPWSQPLVVSSHDHAGQQGAPHSRTSWVPVVLGVLTALVTAAALALILLRKRRKETRFGQAFDSVMARGEPAVHFRAARSFNRERPERIEATLDSLGISDELKDKLEDVLIPEQQFTLGRMLGKGEFGSVREAQLKQEDGSFVKVAVKMLKADIIASSDIEEFLREAACMKEFDHPHVAKLVGVSLRSRAKGRLPIPMVILPFMKHGDLHAFLLSSRIGENPFNLPLQTLVRFMVDIACGMEYLSSRNFIHRDLAARNCMLAEDMTVCVADFGLSRKIYSGDYYRQGCASKLPVKWLALESLADNLYTVHSDVWAFGVTMWEIVTRGQTPYAGIENAEIYNYLIGGNRLKQPPECMEDVYELMYQCWSADPKQRPSFTCLRMELETVLGRLSVLSASQDPLYINLEGAQEPTEGGDLELPGGDQASSGAGDGSGLGAVGGTPSDYRYILSPGELTEQPGHGEQQPESPVSESQRLLLLQQGLLPHSSC; encoded by the exons ATGGCGCTGAGGCGGAGCATGGGGCGGTCGGGGCTCCCGCCGctgccgcggccgccgccgccgccgctgctgctgctggcggGTCTGGCGGTTCTGCTGCTCCCCGAGCCCGCGGCCGCAG GCCTGAAGCTCATGGGGGCCCCAGTGAAGCTGACGGTGTCTCAGGGACAGCCGGTGAAGCTCAACTGCAGTGTGGAGGGGATGGAAGAGCCTGAGATACAGTGGGTGAAGGATGGGGCTGTGGTCCACAGCATGGATCAGGTGTACATCCCCGTCAGTGAGCAGCACTGGATTGGCTTCCTCAG CCTGAAGTCAGTGGAGCGCTCTGATGCGGGCCGGTACTGGtgccaggtggaggatggtgacGAAACCGAGACCTCCCAGCCAGTGTGGCTCACGGTAGAAG GTGTGCCATTTTTCACTGTGGAGCCAAAAGACCTGGCAGTGCCGCCCAATGCCCCTTTCCAACTGTTTTGTGAGGCCGTGGGGCCCCCAGAACCTGTTACCATTATCTGGTGGAGAGGAGGCACACAGGTTGGGGAACCAGCTCCCTCTCCTTCCGTTTTAAATGTCACAG GGGTGACCCAGAGCACTGTGTTCTCCTGTGAAGCTCACAACCCAAAAGGCCTGGCCTCTTCTCGCACTGCCACTGTTCATCTTCAAG CACTGCCCGCAGCCCCCTTCAACATCACAGTGACGAAGCTCTCCAGCAGCAACGTTAGCGTGGCCTGGATGCCAGGGGCTGACGGCCGAGCCCTGATCCAATCCTGTACAGTTCAG GTGACTCAGGCCCCAGGAGACTGGGAGGTTCTGGCTGTCATGGTCCCTGTGCCACCTTTTACCTGCCTGCTTCGGGATCTGACACCCGCCACCAACTACAGCCTCAGGGTTCGCTGTGCCAATGCCTTGGGGCCCTCTCCATATGCTGACTGGGTGCCCTTTCGGACGAAGGGTCTAG CCCCAGCCAGCGCTCCCAAGAACCTCCATGCCATCCGCACAGACTCTGGCCtcatcctggagtgggaagaaGTGATCCCTGAGGGCCCTTCAGAAGGCCCCCTGGGACCCTATAAAATGTCCTGGGCTCAAGACAACGGTACCCAG GGTGAGCTGACAGTGGAGGGGACCAGGGCCAACCTGACGGGCTGGGATCCCCAGAAGGACCtgactgtgcgtgtgtgtgtcgcCAATGCAGTTGGCTGTGGGCCCTGGAGTCAGCCACTGGTGGTCTCTTCTCATGACCATGCAG GCCAGCAGGGTGCTCCCCACAGCCGCACATCCTGGGTGCCTGTGGTCCTGGGTGTGCTGACAGCCCTGGTGACGGCTGCTGCCCTGGCCCTCATCCTGCTTcgaaagaggaggaaggagacacgGTTTGG GCAAGCCTTTGACAGCGTCATGGCCCGGGGTGAGCCAGCTGTTCACTTCCGGGCAGCACGGTCCTTCAATCGGGAAAGGCCTGAGCGCATCGAGGCCACAC TGGACAGCTTGGGCATCAGCGACGAgctgaaggacaagctggaagaCGTGCTGATCCCGGAGCAGCAGTTCACCCTGGGCCGGATGTTAGGCAAAG GAGAGTTTGGTTCAGTGCGGGAGGCCCAATTGAAGCAGGAGGACGGCTCCTTTGTGAAAGTGGCTGTAAAGATGCTGAAAG CTGACATCATTGCCTCGAGCGACATTGAAGAGTTCCTCAGGGAAGCGGCTTGCATGAAGGAGTTTGACCACCCACACGTGGCCAAGCTTGTTG GGGTGAGCCTCCGGAGCAGGGCCAAAGGCCGTCTCCCCATCCCCATGGTCATCCTGCCTTTCATGAAGCATGGGGACCTGCACGCCTTCCTGCTTTCCTCCCGGATTGGCGAGAACCCCTTT AACCTGCCGCTGCAGACCCTGGTCCGGTTCATGGTGGACATTGCCTGTGGCATGGAGTATCTGAGCTCCCGGAACTTTATCCACCGAGACCTGGCTGCTCGGAACTGCAT GCTGGCAGAAGACATGACGGTGTGCGTGGCTGACTTCGGACTCTCCCGGAAGATCTATAGTGGGGACTACTACCGTCAGGGCTGTGCCTCCAAACTGCCCGTCAAGTGGCTGGCACTGGAGAGCCTGGCTGACAACCTGTACACTGTGCACAGTGACGTG TGGGCCTTCGGGGTGACCATGTGGGAGATCGTGACCCGTGGGCAGACGCCGTACGCTGGCATCGAGAACGCGGAGATTTACAACTACCTCATCGGCGGTAACCGCCTGAAACAGCCTCCGGAGTGTATGGAGGACGT GTATGAGCTCATGTACCAATGCTGGAGCGCCGACCCCAAGCAGCGCCCGAGCTTCACTTGTCTGCGAATGGAGTTGGAGACAGTCCTGGGCCGCCTGTCTGTACTGTCCGCCAGCCAGGACCCCTTGTACATCAACCTTGAGGGGGCCCAGGAGCCTACTGAGGGAGGCGACCTGGAGCTGCCTGGCGGGGACCAGGCCAGCAGTGGGGCGGGGGATGGCAGTGGCCTGGGGGCCGTGGGGGGCACCCCCAGTGACTATCGGTACATCCTCAGCCCCGGGGAGCTGACTGAGCAGCCTGGGCATGGGGAGCAGCAGCCAGAGAGCCCCGTCAGTGAGTctcagaggctgctgctgctgcagcaagGGCTACTGCCCCACAGTAGCTGTTAG
- the TYRO3 gene encoding tyrosine-protein kinase receptor TYRO3 isoform X2, whose protein sequence is MEGLKLMGAPVKLTVSQGQPVKLNCSVEGMEEPEIQWVKDGAVVHSMDQVYIPVSEQHWIGFLSLKSVERSDAGRYWCQVEDGDETETSQPVWLTVEGVPFFTVEPKDLAVPPNAPFQLFCEAVGPPEPVTIIWWRGGTQVGEPAPSPSVLNVTGVTQSTVFSCEAHNPKGLASSRTATVHLQALPAAPFNITVTKLSSSNVSVAWMPGADGRALIQSCTVQVTQAPGDWEVLAVMVPVPPFTCLLRDLTPATNYSLRVRCANALGPSPYADWVPFRTKGLAPASAPKNLHAIRTDSGLILEWEEVIPEGPSEGPLGPYKMSWAQDNGTQGELTVEGTRANLTGWDPQKDLTVRVCVANAVGCGPWSQPLVVSSHDHAGQQGAPHSRTSWVPVVLGVLTALVTAAALALILLRKRRKETRFGQAFDSVMARGEPAVHFRAARSFNRERPERIEATLDSLGISDELKDKLEDVLIPEQQFTLGRMLGKGEFGSVREAQLKQEDGSFVKVAVKMLKADIIASSDIEEFLREAACMKEFDHPHVAKLVGVSLRSRAKGRLPIPMVILPFMKHGDLHAFLLSSRIGENPFNLPLQTLVRFMVDIACGMEYLSSRNFIHRDLAARNCMLAEDMTVCVADFGLSRKIYSGDYYRQGCASKLPVKWLALESLADNLYTVHSDVWAFGVTMWEIVTRGQTPYAGIENAEIYNYLIGGNRLKQPPECMEDVYELMYQCWSADPKQRPSFTCLRMELETVLGRLSVLSASQDPLYINLEGAQEPTEGGDLELPGGDQASSGAGDGSGLGAVGGTPSDYRYILSPGELTEQPGHGEQQPESPVSESQRLLLLQQGLLPHSSC, encoded by the exons GCCTGAAGCTCATGGGGGCCCCAGTGAAGCTGACGGTGTCTCAGGGACAGCCGGTGAAGCTCAACTGCAGTGTGGAGGGGATGGAAGAGCCTGAGATACAGTGGGTGAAGGATGGGGCTGTGGTCCACAGCATGGATCAGGTGTACATCCCCGTCAGTGAGCAGCACTGGATTGGCTTCCTCAG CCTGAAGTCAGTGGAGCGCTCTGATGCGGGCCGGTACTGGtgccaggtggaggatggtgacGAAACCGAGACCTCCCAGCCAGTGTGGCTCACGGTAGAAG GTGTGCCATTTTTCACTGTGGAGCCAAAAGACCTGGCAGTGCCGCCCAATGCCCCTTTCCAACTGTTTTGTGAGGCCGTGGGGCCCCCAGAACCTGTTACCATTATCTGGTGGAGAGGAGGCACACAGGTTGGGGAACCAGCTCCCTCTCCTTCCGTTTTAAATGTCACAG GGGTGACCCAGAGCACTGTGTTCTCCTGTGAAGCTCACAACCCAAAAGGCCTGGCCTCTTCTCGCACTGCCACTGTTCATCTTCAAG CACTGCCCGCAGCCCCCTTCAACATCACAGTGACGAAGCTCTCCAGCAGCAACGTTAGCGTGGCCTGGATGCCAGGGGCTGACGGCCGAGCCCTGATCCAATCCTGTACAGTTCAG GTGACTCAGGCCCCAGGAGACTGGGAGGTTCTGGCTGTCATGGTCCCTGTGCCACCTTTTACCTGCCTGCTTCGGGATCTGACACCCGCCACCAACTACAGCCTCAGGGTTCGCTGTGCCAATGCCTTGGGGCCCTCTCCATATGCTGACTGGGTGCCCTTTCGGACGAAGGGTCTAG CCCCAGCCAGCGCTCCCAAGAACCTCCATGCCATCCGCACAGACTCTGGCCtcatcctggagtgggaagaaGTGATCCCTGAGGGCCCTTCAGAAGGCCCCCTGGGACCCTATAAAATGTCCTGGGCTCAAGACAACGGTACCCAG GGTGAGCTGACAGTGGAGGGGACCAGGGCCAACCTGACGGGCTGGGATCCCCAGAAGGACCtgactgtgcgtgtgtgtgtcgcCAATGCAGTTGGCTGTGGGCCCTGGAGTCAGCCACTGGTGGTCTCTTCTCATGACCATGCAG GCCAGCAGGGTGCTCCCCACAGCCGCACATCCTGGGTGCCTGTGGTCCTGGGTGTGCTGACAGCCCTGGTGACGGCTGCTGCCCTGGCCCTCATCCTGCTTcgaaagaggaggaaggagacacgGTTTGG GCAAGCCTTTGACAGCGTCATGGCCCGGGGTGAGCCAGCTGTTCACTTCCGGGCAGCACGGTCCTTCAATCGGGAAAGGCCTGAGCGCATCGAGGCCACAC TGGACAGCTTGGGCATCAGCGACGAgctgaaggacaagctggaagaCGTGCTGATCCCGGAGCAGCAGTTCACCCTGGGCCGGATGTTAGGCAAAG GAGAGTTTGGTTCAGTGCGGGAGGCCCAATTGAAGCAGGAGGACGGCTCCTTTGTGAAAGTGGCTGTAAAGATGCTGAAAG CTGACATCATTGCCTCGAGCGACATTGAAGAGTTCCTCAGGGAAGCGGCTTGCATGAAGGAGTTTGACCACCCACACGTGGCCAAGCTTGTTG GGGTGAGCCTCCGGAGCAGGGCCAAAGGCCGTCTCCCCATCCCCATGGTCATCCTGCCTTTCATGAAGCATGGGGACCTGCACGCCTTCCTGCTTTCCTCCCGGATTGGCGAGAACCCCTTT AACCTGCCGCTGCAGACCCTGGTCCGGTTCATGGTGGACATTGCCTGTGGCATGGAGTATCTGAGCTCCCGGAACTTTATCCACCGAGACCTGGCTGCTCGGAACTGCAT GCTGGCAGAAGACATGACGGTGTGCGTGGCTGACTTCGGACTCTCCCGGAAGATCTATAGTGGGGACTACTACCGTCAGGGCTGTGCCTCCAAACTGCCCGTCAAGTGGCTGGCACTGGAGAGCCTGGCTGACAACCTGTACACTGTGCACAGTGACGTG TGGGCCTTCGGGGTGACCATGTGGGAGATCGTGACCCGTGGGCAGACGCCGTACGCTGGCATCGAGAACGCGGAGATTTACAACTACCTCATCGGCGGTAACCGCCTGAAACAGCCTCCGGAGTGTATGGAGGACGT GTATGAGCTCATGTACCAATGCTGGAGCGCCGACCCCAAGCAGCGCCCGAGCTTCACTTGTCTGCGAATGGAGTTGGAGACAGTCCTGGGCCGCCTGTCTGTACTGTCCGCCAGCCAGGACCCCTTGTACATCAACCTTGAGGGGGCCCAGGAGCCTACTGAGGGAGGCGACCTGGAGCTGCCTGGCGGGGACCAGGCCAGCAGTGGGGCGGGGGATGGCAGTGGCCTGGGGGCCGTGGGGGGCACCCCCAGTGACTATCGGTACATCCTCAGCCCCGGGGAGCTGACTGAGCAGCCTGGGCATGGGGAGCAGCAGCCAGAGAGCCCCGTCAGTGAGTctcagaggctgctgctgctgcagcaagGGCTACTGCCCCACAGTAGCTGTTAG
- the TYRO3 gene encoding tyrosine-protein kinase receptor TYRO3 isoform X3 has translation MGAPVKLTVSQGQPVKLNCSVEGMEEPEIQWVKDGAVVHSMDQVYIPVSEQHWIGFLSLKSVERSDAGRYWCQVEDGDETETSQPVWLTVEGVPFFTVEPKDLAVPPNAPFQLFCEAVGPPEPVTIIWWRGGTQVGEPAPSPSVLNVTGVTQSTVFSCEAHNPKGLASSRTATVHLQALPAAPFNITVTKLSSSNVSVAWMPGADGRALIQSCTVQVTQAPGDWEVLAVMVPVPPFTCLLRDLTPATNYSLRVRCANALGPSPYADWVPFRTKGLAPASAPKNLHAIRTDSGLILEWEEVIPEGPSEGPLGPYKMSWAQDNGTQGELTVEGTRANLTGWDPQKDLTVRVCVANAVGCGPWSQPLVVSSHDHAGQQGAPHSRTSWVPVVLGVLTALVTAAALALILLRKRRKETRFGQAFDSVMARGEPAVHFRAARSFNRERPERIEATLDSLGISDELKDKLEDVLIPEQQFTLGRMLGKGEFGSVREAQLKQEDGSFVKVAVKMLKADIIASSDIEEFLREAACMKEFDHPHVAKLVGVSLRSRAKGRLPIPMVILPFMKHGDLHAFLLSSRIGENPFNLPLQTLVRFMVDIACGMEYLSSRNFIHRDLAARNCMLAEDMTVCVADFGLSRKIYSGDYYRQGCASKLPVKWLALESLADNLYTVHSDVWAFGVTMWEIVTRGQTPYAGIENAEIYNYLIGGNRLKQPPECMEDVYELMYQCWSADPKQRPSFTCLRMELETVLGRLSVLSASQDPLYINLEGAQEPTEGGDLELPGGDQASSGAGDGSGLGAVGGTPSDYRYILSPGELTEQPGHGEQQPESPVSESQRLLLLQQGLLPHSSC, from the exons ATGGGGGCCCCAGTGAAGCTGACGGTGTCTCAGGGACAGCCGGTGAAGCTCAACTGCAGTGTGGAGGGGATGGAAGAGCCTGAGATACAGTGGGTGAAGGATGGGGCTGTGGTCCACAGCATGGATCAGGTGTACATCCCCGTCAGTGAGCAGCACTGGATTGGCTTCCTCAG CCTGAAGTCAGTGGAGCGCTCTGATGCGGGCCGGTACTGGtgccaggtggaggatggtgacGAAACCGAGACCTCCCAGCCAGTGTGGCTCACGGTAGAAG GTGTGCCATTTTTCACTGTGGAGCCAAAAGACCTGGCAGTGCCGCCCAATGCCCCTTTCCAACTGTTTTGTGAGGCCGTGGGGCCCCCAGAACCTGTTACCATTATCTGGTGGAGAGGAGGCACACAGGTTGGGGAACCAGCTCCCTCTCCTTCCGTTTTAAATGTCACAG GGGTGACCCAGAGCACTGTGTTCTCCTGTGAAGCTCACAACCCAAAAGGCCTGGCCTCTTCTCGCACTGCCACTGTTCATCTTCAAG CACTGCCCGCAGCCCCCTTCAACATCACAGTGACGAAGCTCTCCAGCAGCAACGTTAGCGTGGCCTGGATGCCAGGGGCTGACGGCCGAGCCCTGATCCAATCCTGTACAGTTCAG GTGACTCAGGCCCCAGGAGACTGGGAGGTTCTGGCTGTCATGGTCCCTGTGCCACCTTTTACCTGCCTGCTTCGGGATCTGACACCCGCCACCAACTACAGCCTCAGGGTTCGCTGTGCCAATGCCTTGGGGCCCTCTCCATATGCTGACTGGGTGCCCTTTCGGACGAAGGGTCTAG CCCCAGCCAGCGCTCCCAAGAACCTCCATGCCATCCGCACAGACTCTGGCCtcatcctggagtgggaagaaGTGATCCCTGAGGGCCCTTCAGAAGGCCCCCTGGGACCCTATAAAATGTCCTGGGCTCAAGACAACGGTACCCAG GGTGAGCTGACAGTGGAGGGGACCAGGGCCAACCTGACGGGCTGGGATCCCCAGAAGGACCtgactgtgcgtgtgtgtgtcgcCAATGCAGTTGGCTGTGGGCCCTGGAGTCAGCCACTGGTGGTCTCTTCTCATGACCATGCAG GCCAGCAGGGTGCTCCCCACAGCCGCACATCCTGGGTGCCTGTGGTCCTGGGTGTGCTGACAGCCCTGGTGACGGCTGCTGCCCTGGCCCTCATCCTGCTTcgaaagaggaggaaggagacacgGTTTGG GCAAGCCTTTGACAGCGTCATGGCCCGGGGTGAGCCAGCTGTTCACTTCCGGGCAGCACGGTCCTTCAATCGGGAAAGGCCTGAGCGCATCGAGGCCACAC TGGACAGCTTGGGCATCAGCGACGAgctgaaggacaagctggaagaCGTGCTGATCCCGGAGCAGCAGTTCACCCTGGGCCGGATGTTAGGCAAAG GAGAGTTTGGTTCAGTGCGGGAGGCCCAATTGAAGCAGGAGGACGGCTCCTTTGTGAAAGTGGCTGTAAAGATGCTGAAAG CTGACATCATTGCCTCGAGCGACATTGAAGAGTTCCTCAGGGAAGCGGCTTGCATGAAGGAGTTTGACCACCCACACGTGGCCAAGCTTGTTG GGGTGAGCCTCCGGAGCAGGGCCAAAGGCCGTCTCCCCATCCCCATGGTCATCCTGCCTTTCATGAAGCATGGGGACCTGCACGCCTTCCTGCTTTCCTCCCGGATTGGCGAGAACCCCTTT AACCTGCCGCTGCAGACCCTGGTCCGGTTCATGGTGGACATTGCCTGTGGCATGGAGTATCTGAGCTCCCGGAACTTTATCCACCGAGACCTGGCTGCTCGGAACTGCAT GCTGGCAGAAGACATGACGGTGTGCGTGGCTGACTTCGGACTCTCCCGGAAGATCTATAGTGGGGACTACTACCGTCAGGGCTGTGCCTCCAAACTGCCCGTCAAGTGGCTGGCACTGGAGAGCCTGGCTGACAACCTGTACACTGTGCACAGTGACGTG TGGGCCTTCGGGGTGACCATGTGGGAGATCGTGACCCGTGGGCAGACGCCGTACGCTGGCATCGAGAACGCGGAGATTTACAACTACCTCATCGGCGGTAACCGCCTGAAACAGCCTCCGGAGTGTATGGAGGACGT GTATGAGCTCATGTACCAATGCTGGAGCGCCGACCCCAAGCAGCGCCCGAGCTTCACTTGTCTGCGAATGGAGTTGGAGACAGTCCTGGGCCGCCTGTCTGTACTGTCCGCCAGCCAGGACCCCTTGTACATCAACCTTGAGGGGGCCCAGGAGCCTACTGAGGGAGGCGACCTGGAGCTGCCTGGCGGGGACCAGGCCAGCAGTGGGGCGGGGGATGGCAGTGGCCTGGGGGCCGTGGGGGGCACCCCCAGTGACTATCGGTACATCCTCAGCCCCGGGGAGCTGACTGAGCAGCCTGGGCATGGGGAGCAGCAGCCAGAGAGCCCCGTCAGTGAGTctcagaggctgctgctgctgcagcaagGGCTACTGCCCCACAGTAGCTGTTAG